The Onthophagus taurus isolate NC chromosome 2, IU_Otau_3.0, whole genome shotgun sequence genome includes a window with the following:
- the LOC111426873 gene encoding G-protein coupled receptor Mth2-like isoform X10 yields the protein MWQKVVLVLYSLLFSVNTQVCNEDNILTVDISDGYEINNEVTHNNLVYTSENYFKKDNGLIFGCICNVIKCYYKCCENSEHVSKEDGNFQCVPSKSYDTNNELKEFITKQFGLDKIHVIHKPLACLPELMKHNQRVGESNNFKHIATNLLDGLEEESESFCVDYFRNGEIYSLICYEESENNQLVSAGMIISMPFLIATFLVYALLPDKNLPAKSLMCYVLSLLFAYIMLVTIQLNSNLEHGACVTIAYLCYFFFMVSFFWMNSSCIDIWLTFSGIKGITGQRTQERKRFIYYCLYSWGLPLIMTSIVVVMTMEHLKDSIFFTAIGDGQCWFKNGLSTGIYFYFPIAILLITNIVLFAITALKIRNVQRDTKVLNAKDSSKHEKDKQRIDEYNSEPCYLIEPVKNRGMQVYDFLDVDNSCLGFNLYIKLLFAMGVNWSMEVISWLVQWQSNNVPTYIWYITDFCNAMYGVLIFFIFVFKKNIWIMLKKRYLQIMGRSTRAHSMGTSTHRTTLFTAISLQSIPGAGLLTKMHSTPNDNRNELRPPKIH from the exons atgtggcAAAAAGTGGTTTTAGTTCTTTATTCCCTTCTCTTTAGTGTTAATACGCAGGTTTGCAACGAAGATAACATTTTAACAGTAGATATAAGTGACGGTTATGAAATCAACAACGAAGTTACGCACAACAATTTGGTTTACACatcagaaaattattttaaaaaagacaATGGTCTCATCTTTGGATGTATTTGTAAcgtaattaaatgttattataaatGTTGTGAAAACAGTGAACATGTTAGTAAGGAGGACGGCAACTTTCAATGTGTTCCCTCGAAGAGTTACGATACAAATAATGAATTGAAAGAGTTCATAACGAAACAATTTGGATTAGATAAAATACACGTTATTCACAAACCTTTGGCTTGTTTACCGGAACTAATGAAACATAATCAACGTGTGGGGGagagtaataattttaaacatatagCAACGAATCTCTTGGATGGTTTGGAGGAGGAATCTGAGAGTTTTTGTGTTGATTATTTCAGAAATGGTGaaatttatagtttaatatgttatgaagaaagtgaaaataatcAATTAGTTAGTGCag gAATGATAATATCGATGCCATTTTTGATCGCAACATTCCTAGTTTACGCACTTCTTCCAGACAAAAATCTCCCGGCGAAATCATTAATGTGCTACgttttatctttattgtttGCTTATATAATGTTGGtaacaattcaattaaattcaaatttggagCATGGTGCATGTGTTACAATTG cTTACTTATGCTACTTCTTCTTCATGGTATCATTCTTTTGGATGAATTCGAGTTGTATCGATATTTGGTTAACCTTCAG cGGAATAAAAGGCATAACCGGACAAAGAACTCAAGaaagaaaacgttttatttattattgtttatattcATGGGGTTTACCATTGATTATGACGTCAATTGTCGTAGTGATGACAATGGAGCATTTGAAAGATAGCATTTTCTTCACCGCAATCGGAGACGGTCAATGTTGGTTTAAAA ATGGACTCTCAACCGGAATTTACTTTTACTTTCCCATAGCCATTCTTTTAATAACCAACATAGTATTATTTGCGATAAccgctttaaaaattcgcaacGTACAACGCgatacaaaagttttaaatgCCAAAGACAGTTCGAAACACGAAAAGGACAAACAAAG GATTGACGAATACAATAGCGAACCCTGCTATTTAATTGAACCAGTAAAGAACCGTGGCATGCAAGTGTACGATTTTTTGGACGTGGACAATAGCTGTTTAGG atttaacttatacataaaacttttGTTTGCAATGGGTGTAAATTGGTCAATGGAAGTTATTTCATGGTTAGTTCAATGGCAATCAAACAATGTTCCAACTTACATTTGGTACATAACCGATTTTTGCAATGCAATGTATGGAGTACTGATCTTTTTCATCTTTGTTTTCAAGAAGAATATATGGATAATGTTAAAGAAACG atacTTACAAATTATGGGAAGATCAACTCGAGCACACAGCATGGGTACCTCTACACATCGAACTACT CTCTTTACAGCAATTAGTCTACAATCAATTCCAGGTGCAggattattaacaaaaatgcaCTCAACGCCCAACGATAACCGTAACGAACTGCGTCCTCCGAAGATACATTAA
- the LOC111426873 gene encoding G-protein coupled receptor Mth2-like isoform X14 — protein MIETLALFCFILIINQSVCNEFCYFTVDITDGKTDVNGSITINNETYSVKNYYKKNGQIFGCVCRIKSCIRKCCPDGQVISNKNCTNSDRKFNDYFDLSSVENLSYYYKVNGFLKCSTNRVLALKSLRKTLFIEHDGKLIYGKESYNVENYCMDYFQDFSVFNVLFCLKDLAEVSSTTTTGMIISMPFLIATFLVYALLPDKNLPAKSLMCYVLSLLFAYIMLVTIQLNSNLEHGACVTIAYLCYFFFMVSFFWMNSSCIDIWLTFSGIKGITGQRTQERKRFIYYCLYSWGLPLIMTSIVVVMTMEHLKDSIFFTAIGDGQCWFKNGLSTGIYFYFPIAILLITNIVLFAITALKIRNVQRDTKVLNAKDSSKHEKDKQRIDEYNSEPCYLIEPVKNRGMQVYDFLDVDNSCLGFNLYIKLLFAMGVNWSMEVISWLVQWQSNNVPTYIWYITDFCNAMYGVLIFFIFVFKKNIWIMLKKRYLQIMGRSTRAHSMGTSTHRTTLFTAISLQSIPGAGLLTKMHSTPNDNRNELRPPKIH, from the exons ATGATTGAAACACTCGCCctattttgtttcattttaattattaatcaatcaGTTTGCaatgaattttgttatttcaCTGTTGATATAACTGACGGTAAAACGGATGTAAACGGTTCGATTACAATCAATAACGAAACTTACtctgttaaaaattattacaaaaaaaatggacAAATTTTCGGGTGTGTTTGTAGAATAAAATCTTGTATAAGAAAATGTTGCCCTGATGGACAAGTGATtagcaacaaaaattgtacgAATTCTGACCGAAAATTTAACGATTATTTCGATTTATCTTCGGtggaaaatttaagttattattataaggtGAATGGTTTTCTGAAATGTTCAACAAATCGAGTTTTGGCATTGAAAAGTTTGAGGAAAACGTTATTCATCGAACACGAcggaaaattaatttatggaaAAGAAAGTTACAACGTCGAAAATTATTGTATGGATTATTTCCAAGATTTTTCCGTATTcaacgttttattttgtttaaaagatCTCGCTGAAGTTTCATCGACTACAACTACAG gAATGATAATATCGATGCCATTTTTGATCGCAACATTCCTAGTTTACGCACTTCTTCCAGACAAAAATCTCCCGGCGAAATCATTAATGTGCTACgttttatctttattgtttGCTTATATAATGTTGGtaacaattcaattaaattcaaatttggagCATGGTGCATGTGTTACAATTG cTTACTTATGCTACTTCTTCTTCATGGTATCATTCTTTTGGATGAATTCGAGTTGTATCGATATTTGGTTAACCTTCAG cGGAATAAAAGGCATAACCGGACAAAGAACTCAAGaaagaaaacgttttatttattattgtttatattcATGGGGTTTACCATTGATTATGACGTCAATTGTCGTAGTGATGACAATGGAGCATTTGAAAGATAGCATTTTCTTCACCGCAATCGGAGACGGTCAATGTTGGTTTAAAA ATGGACTCTCAACCGGAATTTACTTTTACTTTCCCATAGCCATTCTTTTAATAACCAACATAGTATTATTTGCGATAAccgctttaaaaattcgcaacGTACAACGCgatacaaaagttttaaatgCCAAAGACAGTTCGAAACACGAAAAGGACAAACAAAG GATTGACGAATACAATAGCGAACCCTGCTATTTAATTGAACCAGTAAAGAACCGTGGCATGCAAGTGTACGATTTTTTGGACGTGGACAATAGCTGTTTAGG atttaacttatacataaaacttttGTTTGCAATGGGTGTAAATTGGTCAATGGAAGTTATTTCATGGTTAGTTCAATGGCAATCAAACAATGTTCCAACTTACATTTGGTACATAACCGATTTTTGCAATGCAATGTATGGAGTACTGATCTTTTTCATCTTTGTTTTCAAGAAGAATATATGGATAATGTTAAAGAAACG atacTTACAAATTATGGGAAGATCAACTCGAGCACACAGCATGGGTACCTCTACACATCGAACTACT CTCTTTACAGCAATTAGTCTACAATCAATTCCAGGTGCAggattattaacaaaaatgcaCTCAACGCCCAACGATAACCGTAACGAACTGCGTCCTCCGAAGATACATTAA
- the LOC111426873 gene encoding G-protein coupled receptor Mth2-like isoform X11 encodes MHVGLVFVLIFFVLASLCHSADSRKCHPTIDISDGLQEEDHIIKDNIKYAPDNYYIENGIIYGCICDVKLCVRKCCPLTETLQHKACTTNLNHNFMKDVEAKLINSSTPFDSFHIINGMLDCGEKSRFKLNYDDNFNVLPNGNLYWFEEYNHRDYCLDYFGSPPTKLSAVICSEEDHSVPLFHYSIGMIISMPFLIATFLVYALLPDKNLPAKSLMCYVLSLLFAYIMLVTIQLNSNLEHGACVTIAYLCYFFFMVSFFWMNSSCIDIWLTFSGIKGITGQRTQERKRFIYYCLYSWGLPLIMTSIVVVMTMEHLKDSIFFTAIGDGQCWFKNGLSTGIYFYFPIAILLITNIVLFAITALKIRNVQRDTKVLNAKDSSKHEKDKQRIDEYNSEPCYLIEPVKNRGMQVYDFLDVDNSCLGFNLYIKLLFAMGVNWSMEVISWLVQWQSNNVPTYIWYITDFCNAMYGVLIFFIFVFKKNIWIMLKKRYLQIMGRSTRAHSMGTSTHRTTLFTAISLQSIPGAGLLTKMHSTPNDNRNELRPPKIH; translated from the exons ATGCATGTCGGTTTAGtgtttgtgttaatttttttcgttttggCATCGCTATGTCACTCGGCCGATTCCAGAAAGTGCCATCCAACGATCGATATTTCGGACGGCTTACAAGAAGAAGATCACATCATCAAAGACAACATAAAATACGCACCTGATAATTATTATATCGAAAACGGGATTATCTACGGTTGTATTTGTGACGTTAAACTTTGCGTGCGAAAATGTTGCCCTTTAACCGAAACTCTACAACATAAAGCATGCACTACAAATTTAAATCACAATTTTATGAAAGACGTTgaagcaaaattaataaattcttcgACACCGTTCGATTCTTTTCATATAATCAATGGGATGCTTGACTGTGGTGAAAAGtcaagatttaaattaaactacGATGATAACTTTAATGTGTTACCAAACGGTAATTTGTATTGGTTTGAAGAATATAATCATCGCGATTATTGCTTGGACTATTTTGGATCTCCCCCGACAAAATTGAGTGCTGTGATTTGTTCTGAAGAGGATCATTCAGTCCCGTTATTTCACTATAGCATAG gAATGATAATATCGATGCCATTTTTGATCGCAACATTCCTAGTTTACGCACTTCTTCCAGACAAAAATCTCCCGGCGAAATCATTAATGTGCTACgttttatctttattgtttGCTTATATAATGTTGGtaacaattcaattaaattcaaatttggagCATGGTGCATGTGTTACAATTG cTTACTTATGCTACTTCTTCTTCATGGTATCATTCTTTTGGATGAATTCGAGTTGTATCGATATTTGGTTAACCTTCAG cGGAATAAAAGGCATAACCGGACAAAGAACTCAAGaaagaaaacgttttatttattattgtttatattcATGGGGTTTACCATTGATTATGACGTCAATTGTCGTAGTGATGACAATGGAGCATTTGAAAGATAGCATTTTCTTCACCGCAATCGGAGACGGTCAATGTTGGTTTAAAA ATGGACTCTCAACCGGAATTTACTTTTACTTTCCCATAGCCATTCTTTTAATAACCAACATAGTATTATTTGCGATAAccgctttaaaaattcgcaacGTACAACGCgatacaaaagttttaaatgCCAAAGACAGTTCGAAACACGAAAAGGACAAACAAAG GATTGACGAATACAATAGCGAACCCTGCTATTTAATTGAACCAGTAAAGAACCGTGGCATGCAAGTGTACGATTTTTTGGACGTGGACAATAGCTGTTTAGG atttaacttatacataaaacttttGTTTGCAATGGGTGTAAATTGGTCAATGGAAGTTATTTCATGGTTAGTTCAATGGCAATCAAACAATGTTCCAACTTACATTTGGTACATAACCGATTTTTGCAATGCAATGTATGGAGTACTGATCTTTTTCATCTTTGTTTTCAAGAAGAATATATGGATAATGTTAAAGAAACG atacTTACAAATTATGGGAAGATCAACTCGAGCACACAGCATGGGTACCTCTACACATCGAACTACT CTCTTTACAGCAATTAGTCTACAATCAATTCCAGGTGCAggattattaacaaaaatgcaCTCAACGCCCAACGATAACCGTAACGAACTGCGTCCTCCGAAGATACATTAA
- the LOC111426873 gene encoding G-protein coupled receptor Mth2-like isoform X18, whose translation MHVGLVFVLIFFVLASLCHSADSRKCHPTIDISDGLQEEDHIIKDNIKYAPDNYYIENGIIYGCICDVKLCVRKCCPLTETLQHKACTTNLNHNFMKDVEAKLINSSTPFDSFHIINGMLDCGEKSRFKLNYDDNFNVLPNGNLYWFEEYNHRDYCLDYFGSPPTKLSAVICSEEDHSVPLFHYSIGMIISMPFLIATFLVYALLPDKNLPAKSLMCYVLSLLFAYIMLVTIQLNSNLEHGACVTIAYLCYFFFMVSFFWMNSSCIDIWLTFSGIKGITGQRTQERKRFIYYCLYSWGLPLIMTSIVVVMTMEHLKDSIFFTAIGDGQCWFKNGLSTGIYFYFPIAILLITNIVLFAITALKIRNVQRDTKVLNAKDSSKHEKDKQRFNLYIKLLFAMGVNWSMEVISWLVQWQSNNVPTYIWYITDFCNAMYGVLIFFIFVFKKNIWIMLKKRYLQIMGRSTRAHSMGTSTHRTTLFTAISLQSIPGAGLLTKMHSTPNDNRNELRPPKIH comes from the exons ATGCATGTCGGTTTAGtgtttgtgttaatttttttcgttttggCATCGCTATGTCACTCGGCCGATTCCAGAAAGTGCCATCCAACGATCGATATTTCGGACGGCTTACAAGAAGAAGATCACATCATCAAAGACAACATAAAATACGCACCTGATAATTATTATATCGAAAACGGGATTATCTACGGTTGTATTTGTGACGTTAAACTTTGCGTGCGAAAATGTTGCCCTTTAACCGAAACTCTACAACATAAAGCATGCACTACAAATTTAAATCACAATTTTATGAAAGACGTTgaagcaaaattaataaattcttcgACACCGTTCGATTCTTTTCATATAATCAATGGGATGCTTGACTGTGGTGAAAAGtcaagatttaaattaaactacGATGATAACTTTAATGTGTTACCAAACGGTAATTTGTATTGGTTTGAAGAATATAATCATCGCGATTATTGCTTGGACTATTTTGGATCTCCCCCGACAAAATTGAGTGCTGTGATTTGTTCTGAAGAGGATCATTCAGTCCCGTTATTTCACTATAGCATAG gAATGATAATATCGATGCCATTTTTGATCGCAACATTCCTAGTTTACGCACTTCTTCCAGACAAAAATCTCCCGGCGAAATCATTAATGTGCTACgttttatctttattgtttGCTTATATAATGTTGGtaacaattcaattaaattcaaatttggagCATGGTGCATGTGTTACAATTG cTTACTTATGCTACTTCTTCTTCATGGTATCATTCTTTTGGATGAATTCGAGTTGTATCGATATTTGGTTAACCTTCAG cGGAATAAAAGGCATAACCGGACAAAGAACTCAAGaaagaaaacgttttatttattattgtttatattcATGGGGTTTACCATTGATTATGACGTCAATTGTCGTAGTGATGACAATGGAGCATTTGAAAGATAGCATTTTCTTCACCGCAATCGGAGACGGTCAATGTTGGTTTAAAA ATGGACTCTCAACCGGAATTTACTTTTACTTTCCCATAGCCATTCTTTTAATAACCAACATAGTATTATTTGCGATAAccgctttaaaaattcgcaacGTACAACGCgatacaaaagttttaaatgCCAAAGACAGTTCGAAACACGAAAAGGACAAACAAAG atttaacttatacataaaacttttGTTTGCAATGGGTGTAAATTGGTCAATGGAAGTTATTTCATGGTTAGTTCAATGGCAATCAAACAATGTTCCAACTTACATTTGGTACATAACCGATTTTTGCAATGCAATGTATGGAGTACTGATCTTTTTCATCTTTGTTTTCAAGAAGAATATATGGATAATGTTAAAGAAACG atacTTACAAATTATGGGAAGATCAACTCGAGCACACAGCATGGGTACCTCTACACATCGAACTACT CTCTTTACAGCAATTAGTCTACAATCAATTCCAGGTGCAggattattaacaaaaatgcaCTCAACGCCCAACGATAACCGTAACGAACTGCGTCCTCCGAAGATACATTAA